The Pseudomonadota bacterium nucleotide sequence AGGCTGAAAGATAATAATGGAAAAATAGATGCCCTAATCCCTACGTCAACCCGTCCCATACGAACAAGGAAGCCCCGTATTCTCTATCCGATCATAGAATTCATCGAGCAATTAAGAGAGAAATATCCAAGACTTGGCAAAGAAAAGATCGAGCCCCTTCTTGATGAATACTGTAGGGAGAAAGGACTAACACCTATCTCTGAATCAACAATTGGCAATATAATTAAGAGAAACCATTTCTTCTTTCAGAAATCCGGTCGTGTGTACCATAACCCGGATTCGAAGTGGGCTCAGAATATAAAGAGAGAGAAGCGGGCAAAGGTCAAACACTCACCGAAACCCGCTGATTTTGGTTATATCATCTCTGATACGGTAGAGAGGCTGACTGATGGGATAAAGGATTACTTCTATAGCGCAATGGATATTAAATCAAAGTTCGCTGTAACCTTAAATTACAAGAAACTGAACAGTAAAAACATGAAAGACTTCTATGGGAGATTCGAATCTGTATATCCGGGAGAGATACTCACATGGCAGTCCGACAACGGAAGTGAAAACTTAGGGGAGTTTGATAGTCAGCTAAAGAAGGATGGAATCCCTCATCTCTTCTCCTATCCCCGATGTCCAAAGATTAACGCCTATATTGAGAGATACAACAGAACCGTACAGGAAGAGTTCATAGACAACCATCTCGATAGCATCCATGATAAAGAGCTGTTTAGCCAGGAGCTTGCCGATTAGATTATCTTATTGAGCAGGGGGTATTGTCGCAAATGTGTTTGACTTATACAATAGCTATACATTTGCTTCTCTGTTTGTAGAGGCTATGGAATGAAAAAAAGTGTCAGAATATAAACTAAGGAGACATGGGTAACCGGATAGAAATATTATTTGTATCACCTTCAATAAACCTGGGGCTCTGGGTCAATTATGGGATAGCTTCTTTGTGCGGCATCATTAAGGAAAAAGGCCATCATGTGGATCTGTATCAGCCTCTTAAATTCAATATTAATGAATTTCATGACGAATTCAAAAAAAAGAAGTATTCATTGTGTCTTGTATCGACTGTTACAAACCAGTGGCCATATGCGCTGAAATATATAAAGGCGCTGAAAAGCATATCTCAGATCCCTGTCATCGTCGGGGGTCATCACGCGACATGCTGTCCGAGTATCATAGAGGAAAATCCAGAAATTGATGGCCTCTGTATTGGCGAAGGGGACAACGCGCTGAGTGAATTGCTGGATAGAATTGATAAGGGAGAAAAATACCACAGTATAAAAAATATGTGGTTTAGAAATGGAAATGAGATCATTCGAAATGAATTAGGTGATTTAATAGAAGATATCGATGATCTGCCGTTCCCGGACTATTCAGTTTTTTCGAAAGAAGCAATTAGTGACCGTGTATCTATTATGTTGTCGAGAGGATGCCCGTATAATTGCACTTATTGTTGCAATAATTATTTGCGAAGACTTTATATCGGAAGAGGTAGATATGTTCGTAAAAAGAGTGTGAAGAGAGCAATAGAAGAAGTTCGGGATTTCATAGAGCGATATAAACCAAATAAAATAAATTTTGACGATGATACCTTTGTGAAGGACAAAAAGTGGCTTCTGAAATTTCTGGAAGAATATAGACAACTTACGAACACCCCTTTTGATTGCAACTCAAGGCCCGAAACCCTGGACGATGAGATTTGCAAGAGTCTGAAAGCCGCTCACTGTGAAACTCTCTGCATAGGTGTTGAATCAGGCAATGAAGAGTATAGAAGAAACATACTCAAACGAAAAATGACAAATGAATCGATTGTGAGGGCCTTTTCCCTACTGCGGAAACATGGGATAAAATCTTATGCCTTCAATATTGTTGGTGCCCCAGGGGATACGTATGAAAACTACCTTGAAACGGTTCATTTAAATCAGATCATAAGACCTGATTATTTTCAGATTACGATTTTTTATCCTTATCCTGCCACGGATCTCTTCAATTATGCAAAGGAAAAGGGATTGCTGACGGATAACACATTCCGCGATAGTTTTGAATCTGGATCACTACTGCACATGAATCAATTCCCTCGTTGGAAGATACGCTTTGCAAAAAATACATTTGGATATCGCTTGTTGTCGGGAGACAAAACTTTTCTGCGTAGAATTATTTATCTGGTAAATTCTTTTTCAGGTGGATACTTTTATAGATTGATTCTGTTTCTAAGAAAAGCAAGAATATGAGAAAAATAGGCCTGTATAATACTTCAACAGCTGAGGCGCTTGCTGCCGCTGGACCGAGGCACACGGAATCTGTTTTCGAACCGGCAATGATACAGAATGAAAAAGCCGTATGGTTCCATTCATTCTAAAGGGTGATGTAAATGATAAGGTTAACAAAAAGGTATTTATCGATTAGATGCTCTCTACATGAATCACCAGTTCGAAACAATGAATGTGCTGAATTTGAGATTGACAAGTGGGTTCTCTCAAAGTTCATCATTAAAAGGCTCGTGCCTATCGTTGGGATTCACCCATTTCCATTGGATGAATTGTTGCTTTTAGCCGCAGCGGTTACCAAAATTCAACCTACACACATATTTGAATGGGGAACCAACATTGGCAAATCAGCAAGAATATTCTTTGAGACAATCAAGTCCTTTAATATCAATACCGAAATCCACTCAATCGATCTGCCGGATGATGTCTCCCATGTCGAACATCCCGGCGCCAAAAGGGGCATCCTCGTACGAGGTCTGAAAGGGGTGACATTACACACGGGTGATGGGTTAGACACTTCGTTGAACCTATGTAAAATGGTCAGCGGAACCAAATTCACCCCGCTCTTTTTTGTTGATGGCGATCATAGTTACAATTCTGTAAAACGCGACCTTCAGGGAATAATAACCCATGTGCCTAATGCCCATATCTTGGTTCATGATACCTTTAATCAGTCGGAAGAGTCTGGGTATAATACTGGTCCGTATCAAGCTGTATGCGATACACTGAGTTTGATGAGCGGAAAATATCAGATCATTGCGCAGGGTACGGGATTACCGGGGTTAACGCTGGTCTGGCATCGCCCTGATAGTGTGCCATGATTATCGTCAAGTTGATTGGCGGTCTTGGTAATCAGATGTTTCAGTACGCCATGGCGAGGTCGCTTGCAGATCATTACGACGTATCGTTGAAACTGGACATTGCAGATTTTGAACACTATACGTTACGTAGGTATGAACTTGTCGATTTCAATATACGCGCAGAGGTTGCCAGCAAGCAAGATATCAATACTTTTAATATAAGCACAAAGCGGAACTCTTTGTCACAACGCATAAAGAGACATTTTGTGCCTCTTGTTTCAAAAACGGTGTTTCGGGAGACTTCATTTGCGTATAATGAAAGAGTCCTCAGTGTCATGCCGCCCGTTTATCTTGACGGATATTGGCAAACTGAACGTTACTTCTCCCACAATTCCGTAGCGATTCGACGTGATTTCACGTTGCACGAACAACTCGATGTGAAAAATGTGGAAATGCAGGCGCAGATCGAGGCGGTGAATGCGGTCTCTTTGCACGTGCGTCGTGGTGATTATGTGAATGATCCACATACAAATTACTCTCATGGAGTCTGTTCTCTCGATTACTATCATGATGCTGTTAAATACATCGTAGAGCGTGTTGCACAATTACATCTCTTCGTCTTTTCAGATGATCATGAGTGGGCACAGGGGAATCTCAATTTTCAATACCCTGCAACTTTTGTTAACCACAACTCCAATAAAAGAGGTATTTTTGACATGCTGCTCATGCAGCATTGTCAACACCACATTATAGCAAATAGTTCATTCAGTTGGTGGGGCGCCTGGTTGAATCCGTCACCACACAAAATAGTTGTAGCTCCACGACGATGGTTTAATAAAGCGTCACACGATACTCGTGATCTTATACCTCCAACATGGATAATATTATAAAGGATCCTATAGTTGGTATCATATCGGTGGATTATGATGAGGGAGCTGGCTACACGAGTTCATAAAAGACGTCCTGATTATACCCTCCTTAAAACAGGAGCTAAGATTTTCTCAGAAAATCACCACACGTAACGTGAGACAAGAATTAACATGCTGAGCAAAAGAGATAATGGCATTATTCCAAATAGCTGGGGAGTTAGAAGTGCGTTTACTGTTTTGCTGTGAATTTTATTATCCAAGCGTGGGTGGTGTACAGGAGGTGGTGCGTCAGCTGGCGGAACGCATGGTACTGCGTGGGCATAAAGTAACTGTAGCCACGACGCGCCTGGCAAATCGTACGTTCAGTGAACTAAATGGCGTGCGTATTGAGGAGTTTTCTGTGGTCGGCAATGCGGTGAAAGGGATGAGGGGTGAAATCGAGCGTTATCGAGAGTTTGTCCTCAATACTGATGCAGACGCGCTTCTCATAAAGGCTGCACAGCAATGGACGTTTGATGCTTTGTGGCCCATCCTGCATCAAGTACGTGCACGTAAGATATTTATCCCATGCGGTTTCTCAAGATTTTATCAATCCTCATACGCCGAATATTTTCAACAACTGCCTGCTGTTCTCAAATTGTTCGACCATCTTATTTTTTATGCCACTCGGTATCGTGATATTGAATATGCGCGTGTTCATGGGATTCGGCATTTCTCGGTTCTTCCAAACGGAGCCAGCGAGTTGGAATTTGGGGTTCCACGTGATCCGCATTTCCGGCTGCGCCACAGTATTCCCGAAGAAAGCTTTGTCTTTCTTACCGTTGGTAGTCTCACAGGGATGAAAGGACATCTCGAAATAGCGAAAGCCTTTGTCAAACTTGATACAGGTGGGCGCCCTGCAACGTTGATACTAAATGGTAATATTCCTGCTCCACCGCTGGTTGTCTATGATGTTGACTACACCGATCCTGTACCTGCTGAAGTTCATTATAAGGAGATAGGCACGTCTGAGCTGATGCGTTGTTTCAATGATTTCGCTTCCATTGTTCGTCTAAGAAGAAAAAAGATGTCTCAGCGAGCAATATACATTATGGGAATTGCATCTCATTTTAAGGAAAC carries:
- a CDS encoding radical SAM protein, with amino-acid sequence MGNRIEILFVSPSINLGLWVNYGIASLCGIIKEKGHHVDLYQPLKFNINEFHDEFKKKKYSLCLVSTVTNQWPYALKYIKALKSISQIPVIVGGHHATCCPSIIEENPEIDGLCIGEGDNALSELLDRIDKGEKYHSIKNMWFRNGNEIIRNELGDLIEDIDDLPFPDYSVFSKEAISDRVSIMLSRGCPYNCTYCCNNYLRRLYIGRGRYVRKKSVKRAIEEVRDFIERYKPNKINFDDDTFVKDKKWLLKFLEEYRQLTNTPFDCNSRPETLDDEICKSLKAAHCETLCIGVESGNEEYRRNILKRKMTNESIVRAFSLLRKHGIKSYAFNIVGAPGDTYENYLETVHLNQIIRPDYFQITIFYPYPATDLFNYAKEKGLLTDNTFRDSFESGSLLHMNQFPRWKIRFAKNTFGYRLLSGDKTFLRRIIYLVNSFSGGYFYRLILFLRKARI
- a CDS encoding class I SAM-dependent methyltransferase; the protein is MIRLTKRYLSIRCSLHESPVRNNECAEFEIDKWVLSKFIIKRLVPIVGIHPFPLDELLLLAAAVTKIQPTHIFEWGTNIGKSARIFFETIKSFNINTEIHSIDLPDDVSHVEHPGAKRGILVRGLKGVTLHTGDGLDTSLNLCKMVSGTKFTPLFFVDGDHSYNSVKRDLQGIITHVPNAHILVHDTFNQSEESGYNTGPYQAVCDTLSLMSGKYQIIAQGTGLPGLTLVWHRPDSVP
- a CDS encoding alpha-1,2-fucosyltransferase, whose product is MIIVKLIGGLGNQMFQYAMARSLADHYDVSLKLDIADFEHYTLRRYELVDFNIRAEVASKQDINTFNISTKRNSLSQRIKRHFVPLVSKTVFRETSFAYNERVLSVMPPVYLDGYWQTERYFSHNSVAIRRDFTLHEQLDVKNVEMQAQIEAVNAVSLHVRRGDYVNDPHTNYSHGVCSLDYYHDAVKYIVERVAQLHLFVFSDDHEWAQGNLNFQYPATFVNHNSNKRGIFDMLLMQHCQHHIIANSSFSWWGAWLNPSPHKIVVAPRRWFNKASHDTRDLIPPTWIIL
- a CDS encoding glycosyltransferase family 4 protein, with the protein product MALFQIAGELEVRLLFCCEFYYPSVGGVQEVVRQLAERMVLRGHKVTVATTRLANRTFSELNGVRIEEFSVVGNAVKGMRGEIERYREFVLNTDADALLIKAAQQWTFDALWPILHQVRARKIFIPCGFSRFYQSSYAEYFQQLPAVLKLFDHLIFYATRYRDIEYARVHGIRHFSVLPNGASELEFGVPRDPHFRLRHSIPEESFVFLTVGSLTGMKGHLEIAKAFVKLDTGGRPATLILNGNIPAPPLVVYDVDYTDPVPAEVHYKEIGTSELMRCFNDFASIVRLRRKKMSQRAIYIMGIASHFKETLSMRGLSAVVEQSIKVIVQKLNIPVSITKYIPLRFSSPIRYWVKKGNDQFPLKQVLLIDLPRLELIQAFKNADLFVFASNIEYSPLVLYESAAAGTPFLSVPVGNAAEIAKWTGCGIVAPANVDRNGFTRTNPGNLAEEMRRAMDSPELLAELGCTGHKRWQEQFTWASVVIQYEKILAGKVL